One window of Botrimarina mediterranea genomic DNA carries:
- the rplD gene encoding 50S ribosomal protein L4: MPKLTIHDRKGAKVGTYSVEAEDFAPSINKQLLHDAVVMYQANQRQGTHKTKTRGQVSGSKKKLYRQKGTGNARAGHKRSGTRRGGGHIMAIAPRDYSYRMPRKALQLATRMAFASKVADDELIIVDDLAFETPKTRDMTAVIKALGCDSSSLLITTSGIDTNIYKSARNIPRVEVSPASDLNALNLLSAKRVLITKAALDQLKEAAAKHKKNKEAAAAE; the protein is encoded by the coding sequence ATGCCTAAACTCACCATTCACGATCGCAAGGGCGCCAAGGTCGGCACGTATAGTGTCGAGGCCGAGGATTTCGCTCCGTCGATCAATAAGCAGCTTCTGCACGACGCCGTGGTCATGTACCAGGCCAATCAGCGGCAGGGCACGCACAAGACGAAGACCCGCGGCCAGGTCTCGGGTTCGAAGAAGAAGCTTTACCGTCAGAAGGGTACGGGCAACGCTCGCGCCGGCCATAAGCGGTCGGGTACGCGTCGTGGCGGCGGTCATATCATGGCTATCGCTCCGCGTGACTACAGCTACCGGATGCCCCGTAAGGCTTTGCAGCTAGCGACCCGCATGGCGTTCGCTTCGAAGGTGGCCGATGATGAGCTGATCATCGTCGATGACCTGGCCTTCGAGACGCCGAAGACCCGCGACATGACGGCCGTTATCAAGGCGTTGGGGTGTGACTCCAGCTCGCTCTTGATCACGACTTCGGGCATCGACACCAATATTTACAAGAGTGCTCGCAACATTCCCCGTGTGGAAGTTTCGCCGGCTTCGGACCTCAATGCTCTGAACCTGCTCTCCGCAAAGCGGGTGCTGATCACGAAGGCTGCCCTCGACCAGCTCAAGGAAGCGGCCGCGAAGCACAAGAAGAACAAAGAAGCCGCTGCCGCTGAGTGA
- the rplW gene encoding 50S ribosomal protein L23, translated as MPRHIPQKTSLTLEPHQVILRPLVTEKGVHRSTRNNAYSFEVNKLATKLDVRTAIEKLFDVKVVKVATMNRKGKYRRTRFRMGKTADWKKAVVTLHDDSRIDFF; from the coding sequence ATGCCCCGTCACATCCCGCAAAAGACGTCGCTCACGCTTGAGCCGCACCAAGTGATCTTGCGTCCCTTGGTGACCGAGAAGGGCGTGCACCGATCGACTCGCAACAACGCCTACTCGTTCGAGGTGAACAAACTGGCGACGAAGCTCGACGTGCGGACGGCGATCGAAAAGTTGTTCGACGTGAAAGTCGTCAAGGTCGCCACGATGAACCGCAAGGGCAAGTACCGCCGCACGCGGTTCCGGATGGGCAAGACCGCCGACTGGAAGAAGGCTGTTGTCACGTTGCACGACGATAGCCGGATCGATTTCTTTTAA
- the rplB gene encoding 50S ribosomal protein L2, with protein sequence MGIRVYKPTSAGRRNASVSDFKELTRGAKPEKSLLRPIKKTGGRNNQGVITCRHRGGGHKRRYRLIDFRRNKDGMIAEVDSIQYDPNRSARIALLKYEDGEKRYIIAPVGLTAGDKVMSGEDAPAKVGNCLPLAKIPLATVVHNVEMRPGRGGVMCRAAGTSATLMAREAGWAQISLPSGEIRRIPANCRATVGSTSNPDHSAVRMGKAGRVRWLGRRPHVRGTAMNPIDHPHGGGEGRTKGGRHPVSPTGKSAKGGMTRQRRKPSNAAIVRRRKSRRYGVQKLVKK encoded by the coding sequence ATGGGCATTCGAGTTTACAAGCCGACCTCCGCTGGACGACGCAATGCGTCGGTCAGCGACTTCAAGGAGCTGACGCGCGGCGCCAAGCCCGAGAAGTCGCTGCTGCGTCCGATCAAGAAGACGGGTGGTCGCAACAACCAGGGCGTCATCACCTGTCGTCACCGCGGCGGTGGTCACAAGCGACGTTACCGTCTGATCGACTTCCGTCGGAACAAGGACGGGATGATCGCCGAGGTGGATTCGATTCAATACGACCCGAATCGTTCGGCGCGCATCGCGCTCTTGAAGTACGAGGACGGCGAGAAGCGTTATATCATCGCTCCCGTTGGCCTGACGGCCGGCGATAAGGTGATGTCGGGCGAGGATGCTCCGGCGAAGGTTGGCAACTGCCTGCCGCTGGCGAAGATTCCTCTGGCGACCGTTGTGCATAACGTCGAAATGCGGCCCGGCCGCGGCGGCGTCATGTGCCGCGCCGCCGGCACCAGCGCCACGCTGATGGCACGCGAAGCGGGTTGGGCGCAGATCTCGCTCCCCAGCGGTGAGATCCGCCGTATTCCCGCGAACTGCCGGGCGACCGTTGGTTCGACCAGCAACCCCGACCACAGCGCCGTCCGCATGGGCAAGGCCGGTCGTGTTCGTTGGTTGGGGCGTCGTCCGCACGTCCGCGGCACCGCGATGAACCCGATCGACCACCCTCACGGTGGTGGTGAAGGCCGAACCAAGGGTGGACGTCACCCCGTGAGCCCGACGGGCAAGAGCGCCAAGGGCGGCATGACGCGTCAACGTCGCAAGCCGTCGAACGCTGCGATCGTCCGACGTCGCAAGAGCCGCCGCTACGGCGTCCAAAAGTTGGTGAAGAAGTAA